A genomic stretch from Acetobacter ascendens includes:
- the hpnC gene encoding squalene synthase HpnC, whose translation MTNTTSVWGTADVSSGKGASDENFPVGSLLISKKLRPHVHAYYDYARVIDDIADSETLAPDDKITRLNAMEEVLLGKREPINRPNAQSAATLRQSLLQTHVPFETATDLLIAFRDDSRGHVYQTWGDLLQYCRYSANPVGRYLIGLHEESSAAFAPSDALCTSLQILNHLQDCAGDLKRLKRCYIPADLMQRCGTSQDDLLAGSASPAMRRVFNTMLDGVDALNQQASALAAHIRDRRFRMECAAIVELAHCLTRRLRREDPLAGRVALRRADGMHAAIAALRAWA comes from the coding sequence ATGACCAACACAACCAGCGTATGGGGAACAGCAGACGTTTCATCCGGGAAGGGAGCTTCGGATGAAAATTTTCCCGTCGGTTCCCTGCTAATCAGCAAAAAGCTGCGCCCGCACGTGCATGCCTATTATGATTACGCGCGTGTTATTGATGATATTGCAGACAGTGAAACCCTTGCCCCCGATGACAAGATTACACGCCTGAATGCAATGGAAGAGGTTCTGCTAGGTAAGCGCGAACCTATCAACCGGCCCAATGCCCAAAGTGCAGCAACGTTGCGCCAGTCTCTCCTGCAAACGCATGTTCCGTTTGAAACAGCAACCGATCTGCTGATTGCCTTCCGCGACGATTCGCGCGGGCATGTCTATCAGACATGGGGGGATCTGCTGCAATACTGCCGGTATTCCGCCAACCCTGTAGGCCGTTACCTGATTGGCCTGCATGAAGAATCTTCCGCAGCCTTTGCGCCCTCCGATGCTCTTTGCACATCATTGCAAATTCTGAATCACCTGCAGGATTGCGCGGGCGATCTTAAACGCCTGAAACGCTGCTATATCCCGGCAGACCTCATGCAACGCTGCGGTACATCGCAGGATGACCTGCTGGCCGGCAGTGCCTCACCCGCAATGCGGCGCGTCTTCAATACCATGCTAGATGGCGTGGATGCGCTGAACCAACAGGCATCCGCCTTAGCTGCCCATATCCGTGACCGTCGGTTCCGTATGGAATGCGCTGCTATTGTAGAACTGGCGCACTGCCTTACCCGCCGCCTGCGGCGTGAAGATCCACTGGCAGGACGTGTGGCCTTGCGCCGGGCAGACGGCATGCATGCAGCCATTGCGGCCCTGCGGGCATGGGCATGA
- the hpnA gene encoding hopanoid-associated sugar epimerase: MTAHTLVTGATGFVGSAVARTLLERGHSLLLMVRDGSDRRNIADIPADLVDGDLSRPETFARAVEGCRYVFHVAADYRLWVPDPAPMMTANVEGTRQLMLAAKAAGVEKIVYCSSVAALGLIGDGSIADENTPVQEHAVIGIYKRSKYRAEQEVLQLVRDQGLPAVIVNPSTPVGPRDIKPTPTGQMILDCAAGRMPAYVDTGVNIVHVDDVAEGHALALERGTIGEKYILGGENYLLGDLFAMVSEIAHVPPPKIRLPQEVIWPVAIVSEWLSRSFGINPRVTREMLAMSRKKMFFSSDKAKRELGYNPRPARKAVEDAITWFRNNGMLK; the protein is encoded by the coding sequence TCCGCCGTAGCCCGCACTTTGCTGGAACGGGGGCATTCCCTGCTGCTAATGGTGCGCGACGGCAGCGATAGACGCAATATTGCGGACATTCCTGCCGATTTGGTGGACGGTGACCTTTCTCGCCCCGAAACCTTTGCCCGTGCGGTAGAAGGCTGCCGCTACGTGTTTCACGTTGCGGCTGATTACCGCCTATGGGTGCCAGACCCCGCCCCTATGATGACGGCAAACGTAGAAGGCACACGCCAACTTATGCTTGCGGCAAAAGCGGCTGGTGTTGAAAAAATTGTGTATTGTTCCTCTGTCGCGGCATTGGGCCTGATTGGTGACGGCTCCATTGCCGATGAAAATACCCCTGTGCAGGAACATGCCGTTATTGGCATTTACAAGCGCTCCAAATACCGGGCCGAGCAGGAAGTGCTGCAACTGGTGCGTGATCAGGGACTCCCTGCGGTTATCGTTAACCCCTCTACCCCCGTTGGCCCACGAGACATCAAACCCACCCCCACCGGGCAGATGATTCTGGATTGCGCCGCCGGCCGCATGCCCGCCTATGTGGATACAGGCGTGAACATTGTGCATGTAGATGACGTAGCAGAAGGCCATGCGCTGGCGCTGGAACGTGGCACGATTGGCGAAAAATATATTCTGGGTGGAGAAAACTACCTACTGGGCGATCTGTTCGCCATGGTTTCAGAAATTGCTCACGTTCCGCCACCAAAAATCCGGCTGCCGCAGGAAGTGATCTGGCCCGTGGCTATTGTATCCGAATGGCTTTCCCGCTCCTTTGGCATCAACCCACGTGTTACGCGTGAGATGCTGGCCATGTCCCGCAAAAAAATGTTCTTCTCATCTGATAAAGCCAAGCGTGAGCTGGGGTATAACCCGCGCCCGGCACGCAAGGCCGTAGAAGATGCCATTACATGGTTCCGCAATAATGGCATGCTAAAATAG
- a CDS encoding glycosyltransferase, with protein MILALAILCAIIWIGLIFFHGKFWQAGPILRPAEAGRTHMDIAPHVTVVVPARDEADSIQPALSSLLAQDYVGRLSVILVNDRSTDNTGALARALPDPHNRLTVVDGADPSAGWSGKLWAVAQGVAEAERQCADGSGYMLFTDADILHAPAHVSTLVAKAQTDRLHMVSEMVELQCESLAERALVPAFVFFFALLYPFAKVNNPKDKTAGAAGGTILLRRDMLRQIGGIEALRGALIDDCTLASCVKQAGGHLYLGHSCLAKSVRPYPTAGDIWRMIARTAYVQLRFSPALLVLTVLAMIVVWLAPAALAFLAHGPAQWMGAATLVVSLCSFMPTLGRFRLSPLWALALPFIALFYTAATIGSAFNHHRGKGVVWKDRAYTEAIPNDGRALEQKSRRA; from the coding sequence GTGATACTGGCTCTGGCTATTTTATGCGCCATTATCTGGATCGGGCTGATATTTTTTCATGGAAAGTTCTGGCAGGCTGGCCCCATTCTGCGCCCCGCAGAAGCTGGCCGAACGCACATGGACATTGCACCACATGTTACGGTGGTTGTGCCTGCCCGAGATGAAGCTGACTCCATTCAACCAGCCCTTTCCTCCCTGTTGGCGCAGGATTACGTGGGGCGCCTTTCCGTTATTTTGGTAAATGACCGCAGCACGGATAATACCGGTGCATTGGCCCGCGCCCTGCCAGACCCCCATAACCGGCTGACAGTTGTAGATGGGGCAGACCCTTCTGCCGGGTGGAGCGGTAAACTATGGGCCGTTGCCCAAGGTGTGGCAGAAGCCGAACGCCAATGTGCAGATGGCAGCGGGTACATGCTGTTTACAGATGCAGATATCCTTCATGCACCTGCGCATGTTTCCACCTTGGTGGCCAAGGCGCAAACAGACCGCCTGCACATGGTTTCCGAAATGGTGGAACTCCAGTGCGAAAGCCTTGCCGAACGCGCTTTGGTGCCAGCTTTTGTGTTCTTTTTTGCCCTGCTTTACCCGTTTGCCAAGGTAAACAACCCTAAGGATAAAACAGCCGGAGCCGCAGGAGGCACCATTTTGTTGCGCCGCGATATGCTCCGCCAGATTGGTGGTATTGAAGCCCTGCGTGGCGCCCTGATAGATGACTGCACTCTGGCAAGCTGCGTTAAACAGGCGGGGGGGCATTTGTATCTGGGGCATTCCTGCTTGGCCAAATCTGTCCGTCCCTATCCAACGGCTGGTGATATCTGGCGTATGATTGCGCGCACGGCTTATGTGCAATTGCGCTTTTCTCCCGCACTATTGGTACTGACAGTATTGGCCATGATTGTGGTGTGGCTTGCCCCTGCGGCTCTTGCTTTTCTGGCGCATGGGCCTGCACAATGGATGGGAGCAGCCACGCTTGTGGTTTCTCTTTGCTCCTTTATGCCCACGTTAGGGCGCTTTCGCCTTTCGCCCTTATGGGCATTGGCATTGCCATTTATTGCACTGTTTTATACAGCCGCCACAATCGGGTCTGCCTTTAACCATCACCGGGGCAAAGGTGTGGTTTGGAAAGACCGTGCCTACACCGAAGCCATACCCAATGATGGGCGCGCGCTGGAGCAAAAAAGCCGGCGCGCCTAA